A window from Toxoplasma gondii ME49 chromosome IX, whole genome shotgun sequence encodes these proteins:
- a CDS encoding hypothetical protein (encoded by transcript TGME49_264748), producing the protein MRPDVTSRPYHVWRANIRQALHVCVCLHFAEKSAAVQCPQPQASGKHIYGSFPSPRKLVGLLFSHPTVDPLAPDVISRSKPH; encoded by the coding sequence ATGCGCCCTGACGTCACTTCCCGACCGTATCACGTCTGGCGAGCCAACATCCGCCAGGCCCTCCATGTTTGCGTCTGCCTCCAtttcgcagagaagagcgcggcGGTCCAGTGCCCACAGCCGCAAGCGTCGGGAAAACACATCTACGGCAGTTTCCCTTCGCCTCGGAAACTCGtcggtctcctcttttctcatCCGACTGTCGACCCCCTCGCACCGGATGTCATCTCTCGCTCGAAGCCGCACTGA
- a CDS encoding hypothetical protein (encoded by transcript TGME49_264745) has product MALKNLLWSHRRETNSDLSRSTARRLRVDGDRSTPSEVGTSSSVDKKGPPFAVWPSWRSKSLDDEAVNSTSPVVCSVTLVDDMVRTRTADRVSEARNFSCMLRGVGENRKSKW; this is encoded by the exons ATGGCACTCAA GAATCTTCTATGGAGTCATCGGCGTGAAACGAATTCTG ATCTTTCTCGAAGTACAGCAAGGAGGCTACGTGTGGACGGCGACCGGAGCACGCCATCAGAAGTTGGTACCTCATCCTCCGTTGACAAAAAGGGGCCACCCTTCGCCGTATGGCCATCGTGGCGATCCAAGTCACTGGACGACGAAGCAGTGAATTCAACGAGTCCTGTTGTCTGCTCTGTAACGCTTGTGGACGACATGGTCCGCACCAGGACTGCAGATCGGGTCTCGGAGGCTCGAAACTTTTCCTGCATGTTGCGAGGTGTTGGCGAGAACCGCAAATCAAAGTGGTGA
- a CDS encoding hypothetical protein (encoded by transcript TGME49_264740~Signal peptide predicted by SignalP 2.0 HMM (probability 0.995) with cleavage site probability 0.895 at residue 37~Predicted trans-membrane domain (TMHMM2.0):815-838): MRGLTERGSCSLSPQLWRLACFAGLLLLLCLLIPAACQPEGKNGQSSKSSENGFPEFRFGPAIRPRKRIPSRQSAAAWMRLFADMTLTELALPATVHSTLNDVNAPRYMELTHAQNVDVTRQLYDGIRSFDVRPWRNSRDGKWYSEAPWRLEEDLVSLRKAVSAFSQLSTSPIPALPNALQSIIDLHSRTSLEESLFRPVQRFLRSNGSEVAVVVFSTLNGNRRGAINSVEQASSLGAMLKRYAEYNQPGAKADPTNPLPAFNELASPKFVEGHPGGDVDRKGKGKSPTFEVVSPSDPTASFMTSAVRKPLMYEDVQALLELIDRYWGQLLPRHEHVFFGPPEKKKDAETAGSTAFPGTAGRPQEVARKNTAADVSGPAYPMAESVNRPELFAKWLRQQGEMWLSEMPLRDILGSRVQLLLFVDDPLVAWYITTFSREHVMAFVAGDHIYDISYRSEALFAPCGISHRTGPIGDELALTKERSWKECRSKCESLSVKNLPVGSRGACTYWTFGPVLAPTENSQTRENASTGSNLYDCRTFTGSFSVQNLAPLVGAVTQPADCGASSLLEDPMQWSASSLFSDLTDEVCPITGAGVSAVSLNVLQPFARELCLLDTSGAAGGANRRRRDKSSAPVCRGVQALKKFIRVHFAPSSPLFYVDGTRGGKRHFGTVDVTVPMNRLTVPWVYWHLERQQLLQGLLSGTGESRELPAGISRARGSRGGQATRPVNALMLMRYDSLNNEIRNGQPFNYFEMIMHLNPLPAASAALALEGDVGDFSAEHYLHLTAFHSFPGDSETEALFSAVDFSKSSNTPCKPMIWLVVCVAILCLVAMIVALVCGSSVLWKQPPQSTHGDWAAAPIAASQGGVPTVVQLGAIDSA, translated from the exons ATGAGGGGGCTGACCGAACGTGGGAgttgctctctgtctccccagcTTTGGCGTCTTGCATGTTTCGCCGGtctgttgctgctgctgtgCCTGCTCATCCCTGCTGCCTGTCAGCCAGAAGGGAAGAATGGCCAGTCTAGCAAGTCCTCTGAAAACGGGTTTCCCGAGTTCCGATTCGGTCCCGCGATTCGCCCGCGAAAACGGATCCCAAGTCGGCAAAGCGCAGCTGCCTGGATGCGCCTCTTCGCGGACATGACCCTCACAGAGCTGGCGCTTCCCGCAACTGTTCACAGCACTCTAAACGACGTGAATGCGCCTCGGTACATGGAGCTGACCCATGCTCAGAATGTCGACGTGACCCGCCAGCTGTACGATGGCATTCGTTCCTTCGACGTTCGGCCCTGGCGGAACAGTCGAGATGGCAAGTGGTACTCAG AAGCACCATGGAGACTGGAAGAAGATCTCGTCAGCCTCAGGAAGGCCGTGTCTGCATTTTCCCAGCTTAGCACCAGCCCGATTCCCGCCCTGCCTAATGCACTCCAGAGCATCATTGACTTGCACTCGCGCACTAGCCTGGAGGAGAGCCTTTTTCGTCCTGTTCAGCGTTTCTTGCGTTCGAACGGCAGCGAAGTTGCAGTGGTCGTCTTCTCCACCCTCAACGGAAATCGCCGAGGCGCCATAAATTCTGTAGAGCAAGCATCGTCTCTGGGGGCCATGCTGAAACGGTATGCAGAGTACAATCAGCCTGGTGCGAAGGCCGACCCGACGAACCCGCTGCCAGCTTTCAACGAGCTTGCGAGCCCGAAATTTGTCGAAGGCCATCCGGGAGGCGATGTGGACAGGAAGGGGAAAGGCAAGTCGCCCACATTTGAGGTTGTTTCTCCGTCGGATCCTACCGCGTCGTTCATGACCTCGGCCGTGCGCAAACCCCTGATGTACGAAGACGTCCAGGCCCTTTTGGAGCTCATCGATCGGTACTGGGGTCAGCTCCTGCCTCGCCATGAACATGTCTTCTTCGGGcctccagaaaagaaaaaggatgCTGAGACGGCTGGATCGACTGCATTCCCGGGTACGGCAGGCCGCCCGCAAGAGGTTGCACGTAAAAACACGGCAGCAGACGTCTCCGGACCTGCATACCCGATGGCGGAATCAGTTAACCGGCCTGAACTGTTCGCTAAGTGGTTGCGACAGCAGGGTGAAATGTGGCTATCCGAAATGCCGCTACGGGACATTCTCGGCTCACGCGTCCAGCTACTGCTCTTCGTAGATGACCCCCTTGTCGCTTGGTACATCACCACGTTTTCCCGGGAGCATGTCATGGCCTTCGTTGCTGGCGACCACATCTACGACATCAGCTACCGGAGTGAAGCGCTGTTTGCCCCGTGTGGCATTTCCCACAGAACTGGACCAATCG GTGACGAGCTGGCTTTGACCAAGGAACGTTCATGGAAGGAGTGTCGAAGCAAGTGCgaatctctctctgtgaagAATCTCCCTGTTGGGTCTCGAGGTGCCTGTACGTACTGGACGTTCGGTCCAGTCTTGGCTCCTACTGAGAACAGCCAGACCCGTGAAAATGCCTCGACCGGCTCAAACCTTTATGACTGCCGCACATTCACGGGTTCATTCAGTGTGCAGAATTTAGCCCCTCTTGTGGGGGCGGTCACCCAGCCTGCAGACTGTGGTGCATCGTCACTCCTGGAAGATCCTATGCAATGGAGTGCAAGTTCGCTGTTTTCCGATCTTACCGATGAGGTGTGTCCCATCACAGGCGCGGGCGTATCAGCCGTGTCGCTAAATGTTTTGCAGCCGTTTGCGAGGGAGCTCTGTCTGTTAGATACTTCCGGAGCTGCCGGCGGCGCAAACCGAAGACGTCGCGATAAATCGAGTGCCCCGGTTTGCCGAGGTGTACAAGCACTCAAAAAATTTATCCGTGTCCATTTCGCACCGTCATCGCCCCTATTCTACGTGGATGGAACTCGTGGCGGCAAACGTCATTTCGGAACCGTTGATGTAACTGTACCCATGAACCGCCTAACGGTCCCCTGGGTTTACTGGCATCTAGAGAGACAACAACTATTGCAAGGACTGTTAAGCGGAACGGGGGAGAGCCGGGAATTGCCTGCAGGAATCTCCCGTGCTCGTGGCAGCCGCGGGGGCCAAGCAACGCGGCCCGTCAATGCGCTGATGCTCATGCGGTACGACAGCTTAAATAACGAGATCCGCAACGGGCAGCCTTTCAACTACTTCGAGATGATCATGCATCTCAATCCCTTACCcgctgcgtctgctgctctGGCACTCGAGGGCGATGTGGGCGACTTCAGCGCCGAG CATTATCTGCACCTGACAGCCTTCCATTCCTTCCCAGGCGACTCAGAAACAGAGGCACTGTTCAGTGCTGTCGACTTCTCGAAATCTTCAAACACGCCTTGCAAACCGATGATTTGGCTTGTCGTATGTGTAGCCATTTTGTGCTTGGTGGCTATGATTGTGGCTCTCGTGTGCGGCTCGTCCGTTCTGTGGAAACAGCCACCTCAAAGCACCCATGGAGACTGGGCCGCGGCGCCTATCGCAGCTTCACAAGGAGGGGTGCCAACGGTCGTGCAGCTGGGAGCCATCGACTCAGCCTAA
- a CDS encoding hypothetical protein (encoded by transcript TGME49_264730) translates to MAFRYRREGQFTKFRVHFDRSGFRPYIDELKWEIMDWHYKRAMGPQMKKTLMSYQEGSEKLQYMHDLIALGTAKAKFPHATKRFFFVPALPVTIPYRRSSNPFCLLSANKTGWLQWSPKQRVPFPQPLGKRKVGGTDPQPPVFPKGT, encoded by the exons ATGGCCTTCCGCTACCGTCGCGAGGGTCAATTCACAAAGTTCCGGGTCCACTTTGACCGCAGTGGCTTCCGGCCTTACATCGACGAGCTAAAGTGGGAAATTATGGACTGGCACTACAAGCGAGCCATGGGTCCGCAGATGAAAAAGACTCTTATGAGTTACCAGGAAG GCTCGGAGAAACTGCAGTACATGCATGATCTAATTGCTTTGGGGACTGCTAAAGCAAAGTTTCCACATGCGACGAAacgcttctttttcgtcccTGCTCTGCCCGTGACCATCCCGTATCGTCGGTCTTCCAACCCGTTCTGCCTTCTGTCGGCGAACAAGACGGGCTGGTTGCAGTGGTCTCCAAAGCAGCGGGTGCCTTTCCCGCAGCCACTCGGAAAACGCAAGGTTGGCGGTACCGATCCTCAGCCACCCGTTTTCCCCAAGGGGACATGA
- a CDS encoding hypothetical protein (encoded by transcript TGME49_264720), whose product MRQTFWGRPVAGDDASPAFACSACKNTGCKGKVLLRWTRRGHQTRWIFPLLAAVAVAAACLRPRFAQARRFTSSPLRGYLDTIHNAGVRRPSLFAQSSPRFSEDRLSSRIPDSRTVPVNSRAWHVYQTTKVCEPVVARPPFENSEVDHKLSAFLFSAGSLCKDPPVRRSFSFPGYRSSLVAFPAASFSPAADSLGFPTSPIFPSSFPSVSPFLSSSLWMIRVVMPIIPTPESLCPPRAPVVYEELLRRANVTEVNYLTSLRSKADEILPLLFDIARDQGREISPGMTFKPQQFEQLKRLHEAHLRGDLEAQLAREKETQSTPEHAEDAGKQPEPTVGSPESWGDVRLARIVSKHSGKQTTRRTLPAMRSSVPAAFHLIDDLYGPIYDKKVLLKQVHYFLEQGNYEAVRKVLRENRNVLCMEDAKKLLEFAASVIEAKEKAALILRIEAAWDSYRQALPPSFTQQDAKNLQFQLAHLSAGAASGTSPPSEVGDKGSPASRQKKREKQIDKRKRREAEAALRTQAHLLKRLYEKATTEIRGLQHEAGLRVRAVYHSIHKALWDHGALKPYKKRPGKNMQRATLDVEDVSPYLKPPPEATRLERLEATEAFARAVDAEDWMEACKILRTKTRLLMFKSRHKLLARFLELYQVVHAKAVKPQSPEGTAAISGKGDGEDSGDLESKPSGHEQNSGSDSKFESDVDESTAESGDKAKRKRLTRREKNALRRTFTKPPLGGPYSEKELTFFRKVWWTTLRKPAVVMKLLEPVAEWGDEEAKNLYRVQLGEYRERKRQRNIQFWRDRGIDLTKYTMDFSDAKGLDWLRQKQAEGALDAPPPTLCKTKKQLEEEKKQEQLEAEQQNREKEGNEVGDETEQPKEDGMSGKDDTQAELPRTEQVQNTEMR is encoded by the exons ATGCGCCAGACTTTCTGGGGCAGGCCGGTCGCTGGCGATGATGCGAGTCCggcatttgcatgcagtgctTGCAAAAATACTGGATGCAAAGGAAAGGTTTTGCTGAGGTGGACACGGAGAGGACACCAGACACGATGGATTTTTCCGCTGTTGGCAGCCGTCGCGGTGGCTGCAGCCTGCCTGCGACCGCGCTTTGCTCAGGCAAGAAGATTCACCAGCTCGCCGCTTCGAGGTTATTTGGACACCATACACAACGCCGGAGTCCGGCGGCCTTCGTTGTTTGCGCAATCATCGCCACGGTTCTCAGAAGATCGTCTGTCCTCGCGTATTCCTGACTCCAGAACCGTCCCCGTGAATTCTCGTGCCTGGCATGTCTACCAAACGACAAAGGTTTGCGAGCCGGTCGTCGCCCGGCCGCCATTTGAAAACAGTGAAGTTGACCACAAGTTATCTGCTTTCTTGTTCAGTGCGGGGTCTCTCTGCAAAGACCCTCCTGTTCGGAGGTCATTCTCTTTTCCAGGTtatcgttcttctctcgtagCCTTCCctgctgcgtctttctcccccGCCGCTGACTCTCTAGGCTTCCCAACTTCTCCGAtatttccttcctcgttcccCTCCGTGTCAcccttcttgtcttcttctctgtggatGATTCGAGTCGTCATGCCGATTATACCGACTCCAGAATCTCTTTGTCCGCCTCGAGCTCCAGTCGTCTACGAGGAGCTGTTGCGGCGCGCAAATGTGACAGAAGTGAATTACCTAACCTCTTTGAGGTCCAAGGCAGACGAGattcttccacttctcttcGACATTGCTCGTGACCAAGGTCGAGAAATCTCGCCGGGAATGACCTTCAAGCCGCAGCAGTTCGAACAACTCAAGCGTTTGCATGAAGCCCATCTCCGCGGTGACCTGGAGGCTCAGCTGgcgcgggagaaggagacgcagagcacGCCTGAACATGCGGAGGACGCGGGGAAGCAACCGGAACCAACTGTCGGATCGCCGGAGAGCTGGGGCGATGTACGGCTGGCCCGAATCGTCTCAAAGCATTCCGGCAAACAAACGACACGGCGAACGCTGCCAGCTATGCGATCGTCTGTGCCGGCCGCTTTCCACCTCATCGATGATCTGTACGGACCCATCTATGACAAGAAAGTTCTACTAAAACAG GTCCATTACTTCCTGGAGCAAGGGAACTACGAAGCTGTGCGGAAGGTACTACGAGAGAACCGCAATGTGCTGTGTAtggaagacgcgaaaaaacTTCTGGAGTTCGCCGCGTCCGTCATAGAGgcaaaagagaaggcggcgttGATTCTCCGCATCGAGGCTGCCTGGGATTCGTATCGCCAAGCACTCCCGCCTTCCTTCACTCAACAAGACGCCAAAAACCTCCAGTTTCAGCTGGCGCATCTCTCTGCCGGCGCTGCATCTGGAACCTCGCCTCCCTCTGAGGTCGGTGACAAAGGCTCTCCCGCGTCacggcagaaaaaacgagagaagcaaatAGACAAGCGAAAGCGacgcgaggcagaagcagctcTGCGAACTCAAGCCCATCTGCTCAAGCGACTGTATGAAaaggcgacgacggagaTCCGTGGCCTCCAACACGAAGCGGGGCTCCGTGTTCGGGCCGTCTACCACTCCATTCATAAGGCTCTCTGGGACCACGGTGCCCTCAAGCCCTACAAAAAGCGACCCGGAAAAAACATGCAGAGGGCGACG CTAGACGTGGAAGACGTTTCGCCGTACCTAAAGCCACCGCCAG AGGCGACACGCTTGGAGCGACTCGAGGCAACAGAGGCTTTTGCGCGAGCTGTGGACGCTGAGGACTGGATGGAAGCCTGCAAGATTCTTCGCACCAAGACACG CCTCCTCATGTTCAAGAGCCGCCATAAGTTGCTGGCCAGATTTCTTGAACTCTATCAGGTCGTCCACGCGAAGGCGGTGAAACCGCAATCACCTGAGGGGACCGCAGCCATatcgggaaaaggagacggtGAAGATTCAGGAGACCTTGAATCGAAGCCGAGTGGGCACGAGCAGAATTCGGGATCAGATTCAAAGTTTGAGTCAGACGTGGATGAATCGACAGCTGAGAGTGGAGATAAAGCGAAACGGAAACGCCTGACGAGGCGGGAAAAGAATGCACTTCGGCGAACATTCACAAAGCCCCCGCTTGGCGGACCGTACTCGGAAAAGGAGCTCACGTTCTTCAGAAAAGTGTGGTGGACGACTCTGAGAAAACCTGCCGTGGTCATGAAGCTTCTGGAACCCGTTGCCGAATGGGgtgacgaggaagcgaagaatcTGTACAGAGTTCAACTTGGTGAATACCG AGAACGtaagagacagaggaacatCCAGTTCTGGCGAGATCGAGGCATTGACCTTACGAAGTATACAATGGACTTCAGCGACGCCAAAGGGCTTGACTGGCTCCGCCAGAAACAAGCAGAGGGAGCTCTCGACGCGCCTCCGCCAACGCTGTGCAAAACTAAGAAGCAactggaagaggagaagaaacaggagcagctggaggcggagcagcagaacagggagaaggaagggaacgAAGTGGGAGACGAAACTGAGCAACCCAAAGAGGACGGCATGAGCGGCAAAGACGACACGCAAGCAGAGCTGCCGAGGACGGAACAGGTGCAGAACACGGAGATGCGGTAA